Proteins encoded within one genomic window of Macaca fascicularis isolate 582-1 chromosome 16, T2T-MFA8v1.1:
- the HEXD gene encoding hexosaminidase D isoform X7: MFPYEGPLRLLRAKYAYSPSEIKEILHLAGLNELEVIPLVQTFGHMEFVLKHAAFAHLREVGPFPCTLNPHEAESLALVGAMIDQVLELHPGARWLHVGCDEVYYLGEGEASRRWLQQEQNSTGKLCLSHMRAVASHVQNRRPSVTPLVWDDMLRDLPEDQLAASGVPQLVEPVLWDYAADLDVHGKVLLMQKYWRCGFPRLWAASAFKGATGPSQAVPPIKHHLRNHVQWLQVAGSRPTDSLQGIILTGWQRYDHFSVLCELLPAGVPSLAACLQLLLHGGFDGDAKAKVENLLGISNLEMMDPVREGAGSFPGSNILALVTQVSLHLRSSVDALLEGNTYVTGWFSPYHRRRKLIHPVMVQHIQPAALRYTDEGQ; encoded by the exons CCCCTCTGAAATCAAAGAAATCCTGCATCTGGCTGGACTCAATGAGCTGGAGGTGATTCCCTTGGTGCAGACATTTGGACACATGGAG TTCGTGCTGAAGCATGCGGCCTTCGCCCACCTGCGGGAGGTGGGCCCCTTCCCCTGCACCCTGAACCCCCACGAGGCAGAGTCCCTGGCACTGGTGGGCGCCATGATCGACCAGGTCCTGGAGCTGCACCCAGGCGCCCGATGGCTGCACGTCGGGTGTGACGAG GTCTATTACCTCGGAGAGGGGGAGGCCTCGCGCCGGTGGCTGCAGCAAGAGCAGAACAGCACAGGGAAGTTGTGCCTGTCACACATGCGGGCGGTGGCCAGCCACGTGCAGAACCGGCGCCCCAGCGTGACACCCCTGGTGTGGGACGACATGCTCCGAGACCTGCCTGAGGACCAGCTCGCAG CATCCGGGGTGCCGCAGCTGGTGGAGCCGGTGCTCTGGGACTACGCGGCCGACCTGGATGTGCATGGCAAGG TCCTCCTCATGCAGAAGTACTGGCGGTGCGGCTTTCCGCGGCTGTGGGCAGCCAGTGCCTTCAAGGGTGCCACAGGGCCCAGCCAGGCCGTGCCCCCCATCAAGCACCACCTCAGGAACCATGTGCAGTGGCTGCAGGTGGCAGGCAGCAGGCCCACGGACTCACTGCAGGGCATCATCCTGACCGGCTGGCAGAG GTACGACCACTTCTCTGTGCTGTGCGAGCTGCTCCCTGCAGGAGTCCCGTCCCTGGCCGCCTGTCTACAGTTGCTTCTACACG GAGGATTTGATGGAGATGCTAAAGCGAAAGTGGAGAACCTTCTTGGGATTTCCAACCTGGAGATGATGGACCCTGTTAG GGAGGGGGCCGGCTCTTTCCCTGGCAGCAACATCCTTGCCCTTGTCACACAAGTCAGCCTCCATCTGCGCAGCTCTGTGGACGCGCTGCTGGAGGGCAACAC GTACGTCACCGGCTGGTTCAGCCCCTACCACCGCCGGCGGAAGCTCATCCACCCGGTCATGGTTCAGCACATCCAGCCCGCAGCACTCAG ATACACCGATGAGGGTCagtag
- the HEXD gene encoding hexosaminidase D isoform X2 encodes MFPYEGPLRLLRAKYAYSPSEIKEILHLAGLNELEVIPLVQTFGHMEFVLKHAAFAHLREVGPFPCTLNPHEAESLALVGAMIDQVLELHPGARWLHVGCDEVYYLGEGEASRRWLQQEQNSTGKLCLSHMRAVASHVQNRRPSVTPLVWDDMLRDLPEDQLAASGVPQLVEPVLWDYAADLDVHGKVLLMQKYWRCGFPRLWAASAFKGATGPSQAVPPIKHHLRNHVQWLQVAGSRPTDSLQGIILTGWQRYDHFSVLCELLPAGVPSLAACLQLLLHGGFDGDAKAKVENLLGISNLEMMDPVREGAGSFPGSNILALVTQVSLHLRSSVDALLEGNTYVTGWFSPYHRRRKLIHPVMVQHIQPAALSLLAQWSTLVRELEVALQLAFYPDAVEEWLEENVHPSLQRLQALLQDLSEVATPPPPPPPTSPGRDTAQDP; translated from the exons CCCCTCTGAAATCAAAGAAATCCTGCATCTGGCTGGACTCAATGAGCTGGAGGTGATTCCCTTGGTGCAGACATTTGGACACATGGAG TTCGTGCTGAAGCATGCGGCCTTCGCCCACCTGCGGGAGGTGGGCCCCTTCCCCTGCACCCTGAACCCCCACGAGGCAGAGTCCCTGGCACTGGTGGGCGCCATGATCGACCAGGTCCTGGAGCTGCACCCAGGCGCCCGATGGCTGCACGTCGGGTGTGACGAG GTCTATTACCTCGGAGAGGGGGAGGCCTCGCGCCGGTGGCTGCAGCAAGAGCAGAACAGCACAGGGAAGTTGTGCCTGTCACACATGCGGGCGGTGGCCAGCCACGTGCAGAACCGGCGCCCCAGCGTGACACCCCTGGTGTGGGACGACATGCTCCGAGACCTGCCTGAGGACCAGCTCGCAG CATCCGGGGTGCCGCAGCTGGTGGAGCCGGTGCTCTGGGACTACGCGGCCGACCTGGATGTGCATGGCAAGG TCCTCCTCATGCAGAAGTACTGGCGGTGCGGCTTTCCGCGGCTGTGGGCAGCCAGTGCCTTCAAGGGTGCCACAGGGCCCAGCCAGGCCGTGCCCCCCATCAAGCACCACCTCAGGAACCATGTGCAGTGGCTGCAGGTGGCAGGCAGCAGGCCCACGGACTCACTGCAGGGCATCATCCTGACCGGCTGGCAGAG GTACGACCACTTCTCTGTGCTGTGCGAGCTGCTCCCTGCAGGAGTCCCGTCCCTGGCCGCCTGTCTACAGTTGCTTCTACACG GAGGATTTGATGGAGATGCTAAAGCGAAAGTGGAGAACCTTCTTGGGATTTCCAACCTGGAGATGATGGACCCTGTTAG GGAGGGGGCCGGCTCTTTCCCTGGCAGCAACATCCTTGCCCTTGTCACACAAGTCAGCCTCCATCTGCGCAGCTCTGTGGACGCGCTGCTGGAGGGCAACAC GTACGTCACCGGCTGGTTCAGCCCCTACCACCGCCGGCGGAAGCTCATCCACCCGGTCATGGTTCAGCACATCCAGCCCGCAGCACTCAG CCTCCTGGCGCAGTGGAGCACCCTCGTGCGGGAGCTGGAGGTCGCCCTGCAGCTGGCTTTCTACCCGGATGCCGTGGAGGAGTGGCTGGAGGAGAACGTGCACCCCAGCCTGCAGCGGCTGCAAGCTCTACTGCAGGACCTCAGCGAGGTggccacccccccacccccacccccacccaccagcCCTGGCAGGGACACTGCTCAGGACCCCTGA
- the HEXD gene encoding hexosaminidase D isoform X6 yields MEFVLKHAAFAHLREVGPFPCTLNPHEAESLALVGAMIDQVLELHPGARWLHVGCDEVYYLGEGEASRRWLQQEQNSTGKLCLSHMRAVASHVQNRRPSVTPLVWDDMLRDLPEDQLAASGVPQLVEPVLWDYAADLDVHGKVLLMQKYWRCGFPRLWAASAFKGATGPSQAVPPIKHHLRNHVQWLQVAGSRPTDSLQGIILTGWQRYDHFSVLCELLPAGVPSLAACLQLLLHGGFDGDAKAKVENLLGISNLEMMDPVREGAGSFPGSNILALVTQVSLHLRSSVDALLEGNTYVTGWFSPYHRRRKLIHPVMVQHIQPAALSLLAQWSTLVRELEVALQLAFYPDAVEEWLEENVHPSLQRLQALLQDLSEVATPPPPPPPTSPGRDTAQDP; encoded by the exons ATGGAG TTCGTGCTGAAGCATGCGGCCTTCGCCCACCTGCGGGAGGTGGGCCCCTTCCCCTGCACCCTGAACCCCCACGAGGCAGAGTCCCTGGCACTGGTGGGCGCCATGATCGACCAGGTCCTGGAGCTGCACCCAGGCGCCCGATGGCTGCACGTCGGGTGTGACGAG GTCTATTACCTCGGAGAGGGGGAGGCCTCGCGCCGGTGGCTGCAGCAAGAGCAGAACAGCACAGGGAAGTTGTGCCTGTCACACATGCGGGCGGTGGCCAGCCACGTGCAGAACCGGCGCCCCAGCGTGACACCCCTGGTGTGGGACGACATGCTCCGAGACCTGCCTGAGGACCAGCTCGCAG CATCCGGGGTGCCGCAGCTGGTGGAGCCGGTGCTCTGGGACTACGCGGCCGACCTGGATGTGCATGGCAAGG TCCTCCTCATGCAGAAGTACTGGCGGTGCGGCTTTCCGCGGCTGTGGGCAGCCAGTGCCTTCAAGGGTGCCACAGGGCCCAGCCAGGCCGTGCCCCCCATCAAGCACCACCTCAGGAACCATGTGCAGTGGCTGCAGGTGGCAGGCAGCAGGCCCACGGACTCACTGCAGGGCATCATCCTGACCGGCTGGCAGAG GTACGACCACTTCTCTGTGCTGTGCGAGCTGCTCCCTGCAGGAGTCCCGTCCCTGGCCGCCTGTCTACAGTTGCTTCTACACG GAGGATTTGATGGAGATGCTAAAGCGAAAGTGGAGAACCTTCTTGGGATTTCCAACCTGGAGATGATGGACCCTGTTAG GGAGGGGGCCGGCTCTTTCCCTGGCAGCAACATCCTTGCCCTTGTCACACAAGTCAGCCTCCATCTGCGCAGCTCTGTGGACGCGCTGCTGGAGGGCAACAC GTACGTCACCGGCTGGTTCAGCCCCTACCACCGCCGGCGGAAGCTCATCCACCCGGTCATGGTTCAGCACATCCAGCCCGCAGCACTCAG CCTCCTGGCGCAGTGGAGCACCCTCGTGCGGGAGCTGGAGGTCGCCCTGCAGCTGGCTTTCTACCCGGATGCCGTGGAGGAGTGGCTGGAGGAGAACGTGCACCCCAGCCTGCAGCGGCTGCAAGCTCTACTGCAGGACCTCAGCGAGGTggccacccccccacccccacccccacccaccagcCCTGGCAGGGACACTGCTCAGGACCCCTGA
- the HEXD gene encoding hexosaminidase D isoform X10 — protein sequence MIDQVLELHPGARWLHVGCDEVYYLGEGEASRRWLQQEQNSTGKLCLSHMRAVASHVQNRRPSVTPLVWDDMLRDLPEDQLAASGVPQLVEPVLWDYAADLDVHGKVLLMQKYWRCGFPRLWAASAFKGATGPSQAVPPIKHHLRNHVQWLQVAGSRPTDSLQGIILTGWQRYDHFSVLCELLPAGVPSLAACLQLLLHGGFDGDAKAKVENLLGISNLEMMDPVREGAGSFPGSNILALVTQVSLHLRSSVDALLEGNTYVTGWFSPYHRRRKLIHPVMVQHIQPAALSLLAQWSTLVRELEVALQLAFYPDAVEEWLEENVHPSLQRLQALLQDLSEVATPPPPPPPTSPGRDTAQDP from the exons ATGATCGACCAGGTCCTGGAGCTGCACCCAGGCGCCCGATGGCTGCACGTCGGGTGTGACGAG GTCTATTACCTCGGAGAGGGGGAGGCCTCGCGCCGGTGGCTGCAGCAAGAGCAGAACAGCACAGGGAAGTTGTGCCTGTCACACATGCGGGCGGTGGCCAGCCACGTGCAGAACCGGCGCCCCAGCGTGACACCCCTGGTGTGGGACGACATGCTCCGAGACCTGCCTGAGGACCAGCTCGCAG CATCCGGGGTGCCGCAGCTGGTGGAGCCGGTGCTCTGGGACTACGCGGCCGACCTGGATGTGCATGGCAAGG TCCTCCTCATGCAGAAGTACTGGCGGTGCGGCTTTCCGCGGCTGTGGGCAGCCAGTGCCTTCAAGGGTGCCACAGGGCCCAGCCAGGCCGTGCCCCCCATCAAGCACCACCTCAGGAACCATGTGCAGTGGCTGCAGGTGGCAGGCAGCAGGCCCACGGACTCACTGCAGGGCATCATCCTGACCGGCTGGCAGAG GTACGACCACTTCTCTGTGCTGTGCGAGCTGCTCCCTGCAGGAGTCCCGTCCCTGGCCGCCTGTCTACAGTTGCTTCTACACG GAGGATTTGATGGAGATGCTAAAGCGAAAGTGGAGAACCTTCTTGGGATTTCCAACCTGGAGATGATGGACCCTGTTAG GGAGGGGGCCGGCTCTTTCCCTGGCAGCAACATCCTTGCCCTTGTCACACAAGTCAGCCTCCATCTGCGCAGCTCTGTGGACGCGCTGCTGGAGGGCAACAC GTACGTCACCGGCTGGTTCAGCCCCTACCACCGCCGGCGGAAGCTCATCCACCCGGTCATGGTTCAGCACATCCAGCCCGCAGCACTCAG CCTCCTGGCGCAGTGGAGCACCCTCGTGCGGGAGCTGGAGGTCGCCCTGCAGCTGGCTTTCTACCCGGATGCCGTGGAGGAGTGGCTGGAGGAGAACGTGCACCCCAGCCTGCAGCGGCTGCAAGCTCTACTGCAGGACCTCAGCGAGGTggccacccccccacccccacccccacccaccagcCCTGGCAGGGACACTGCTCAGGACCCCTGA
- the HEXD gene encoding hexosaminidase D isoform X12, with protein MIDQVLELHPGARWLHVGCDEVYYLGEGEASRRWLQQEQNSTGKLCLSHMRAVASHVQNRRPSVTPLVWDDMLRDLPEDQLAASGVPQLVEPVLWDYAADLDVHGKVLLMQKYWRCGFPRLWAASAFKGATGPSQAVPPIKHHLRNHVQWLQVAGSRPTDSLQGIILTGWQRYDHFSVLCELLPAGVPSLAACLQLLLHGGFDGDAKAKVENLLGISNLEMMDPVREGAGSFPGSNILALVTQVSLHLRSSVDALLEGNTYVTGWFSPYHRRRKLIHPVMVQHIQPAALRYTDEGQ; from the exons ATGATCGACCAGGTCCTGGAGCTGCACCCAGGCGCCCGATGGCTGCACGTCGGGTGTGACGAG GTCTATTACCTCGGAGAGGGGGAGGCCTCGCGCCGGTGGCTGCAGCAAGAGCAGAACAGCACAGGGAAGTTGTGCCTGTCACACATGCGGGCGGTGGCCAGCCACGTGCAGAACCGGCGCCCCAGCGTGACACCCCTGGTGTGGGACGACATGCTCCGAGACCTGCCTGAGGACCAGCTCGCAG CATCCGGGGTGCCGCAGCTGGTGGAGCCGGTGCTCTGGGACTACGCGGCCGACCTGGATGTGCATGGCAAGG TCCTCCTCATGCAGAAGTACTGGCGGTGCGGCTTTCCGCGGCTGTGGGCAGCCAGTGCCTTCAAGGGTGCCACAGGGCCCAGCCAGGCCGTGCCCCCCATCAAGCACCACCTCAGGAACCATGTGCAGTGGCTGCAGGTGGCAGGCAGCAGGCCCACGGACTCACTGCAGGGCATCATCCTGACCGGCTGGCAGAG GTACGACCACTTCTCTGTGCTGTGCGAGCTGCTCCCTGCAGGAGTCCCGTCCCTGGCCGCCTGTCTACAGTTGCTTCTACACG GAGGATTTGATGGAGATGCTAAAGCGAAAGTGGAGAACCTTCTTGGGATTTCCAACCTGGAGATGATGGACCCTGTTAG GGAGGGGGCCGGCTCTTTCCCTGGCAGCAACATCCTTGCCCTTGTCACACAAGTCAGCCTCCATCTGCGCAGCTCTGTGGACGCGCTGCTGGAGGGCAACAC GTACGTCACCGGCTGGTTCAGCCCCTACCACCGCCGGCGGAAGCTCATCCACCCGGTCATGGTTCAGCACATCCAGCCCGCAGCACTCAG ATACACCGATGAGGGTCagtag
- the HEXD gene encoding hexosaminidase D isoform X4 yields the protein MDGLARDSLQSPREAPSCPMRPPGAAGLAEACGWRAGSPPRTSSQRESGCNSRDTLSLLRGRKFCIWTLKHPLEKVVPRRCRRRAPSSPVYYLGEGEASRRWLQQEQNSTGKLCLSHMRAVASHVQNRRPSVTPLVWDDMLRDLPEDQLAASGVPQLVEPVLWDYAADLDVHGKVLLMQKYWRCGFPRLWAASAFKGATGPSQAVPPIKHHLRNHVQWLQVAGSRPTDSLQGIILTGWQRYDHFSVLCELLPAGVPSLAACLQLLLHGGFDGDAKAKVENLLGISNLEMMDPVREGAGSFPGSNILALVTQVSLHLRSSVDALLEGNTYVTGWFSPYHRRRKLIHPVMVQHIQPAALSLLAQWSTLVRELEVALQLAFYPDAVEEWLEENVHPSLQRLQALLQDLSEVATPPPPPPPTSPGRDTAQDP from the exons ATGGACGGCCTGGCACGGGACAGCCTGCAGAGCCCGAGGGAGGCGCCCTCGTGTCCGATGAGACCACCCGGGGCAGCTGGGTTGGCAGAGGCCTGCGGGTGGCGGGCAGGTTCACCCCCCAGGACCAGCAGTCAGCGCGAGTCAGGGTGCAACTCGAGGGACACCCTTTCGTTGCTGAGAGGAAGGAAGTTCTGCATTTGGACCCTAAAGCACCCACTGGAAAAGGTGGTCCCCAGGCGGTGCCGGAGACGTGCCCCCTCCAGCCCA GTCTATTACCTCGGAGAGGGGGAGGCCTCGCGCCGGTGGCTGCAGCAAGAGCAGAACAGCACAGGGAAGTTGTGCCTGTCACACATGCGGGCGGTGGCCAGCCACGTGCAGAACCGGCGCCCCAGCGTGACACCCCTGGTGTGGGACGACATGCTCCGAGACCTGCCTGAGGACCAGCTCGCAG CATCCGGGGTGCCGCAGCTGGTGGAGCCGGTGCTCTGGGACTACGCGGCCGACCTGGATGTGCATGGCAAGG TCCTCCTCATGCAGAAGTACTGGCGGTGCGGCTTTCCGCGGCTGTGGGCAGCCAGTGCCTTCAAGGGTGCCACAGGGCCCAGCCAGGCCGTGCCCCCCATCAAGCACCACCTCAGGAACCATGTGCAGTGGCTGCAGGTGGCAGGCAGCAGGCCCACGGACTCACTGCAGGGCATCATCCTGACCGGCTGGCAGAG GTACGACCACTTCTCTGTGCTGTGCGAGCTGCTCCCTGCAGGAGTCCCGTCCCTGGCCGCCTGTCTACAGTTGCTTCTACACG GAGGATTTGATGGAGATGCTAAAGCGAAAGTGGAGAACCTTCTTGGGATTTCCAACCTGGAGATGATGGACCCTGTTAG GGAGGGGGCCGGCTCTTTCCCTGGCAGCAACATCCTTGCCCTTGTCACACAAGTCAGCCTCCATCTGCGCAGCTCTGTGGACGCGCTGCTGGAGGGCAACAC GTACGTCACCGGCTGGTTCAGCCCCTACCACCGCCGGCGGAAGCTCATCCACCCGGTCATGGTTCAGCACATCCAGCCCGCAGCACTCAG CCTCCTGGCGCAGTGGAGCACCCTCGTGCGGGAGCTGGAGGTCGCCCTGCAGCTGGCTTTCTACCCGGATGCCGTGGAGGAGTGGCTGGAGGAGAACGTGCACCCCAGCCTGCAGCGGCTGCAAGCTCTACTGCAGGACCTCAGCGAGGTggccacccccccacccccacccccacccaccagcCCTGGCAGGGACACTGCTCAGGACCCCTGA
- the HEXD gene encoding hexosaminidase D isoform X8, whose protein sequence is MDGLARDSLQSPREAPSCPMRPPGAAGLAEACGWRAGSPPRTSSQRESGCNSRDTLSLLRGRKFCIWTLKHPLEKVVPRRCRRRAPSSPVYYLGEGEASRRWLQQEQNSTGKLCLSHMRAVASHVQNRRPSVTPLVWDDMLRDLPEDQLAASGVPQLVEPVLWDYAADLDVHGKVLLMQKYWRCGFPRLWAASAFKGATGPSQAVPPIKHHLRNHVQWLQVAGSRPTDSLQGIILTGWQRYDHFSVLCELLPAGVPSLAACLQLLLHGGFDGDAKAKVENLLGISNLEMMDPVREGAGSFPGSNILALVTQVSLHLRSSVDALLEGNTYVTGWFSPYHRRRKLIHPVMVQHIQPAALRYTDEGQ, encoded by the exons ATGGACGGCCTGGCACGGGACAGCCTGCAGAGCCCGAGGGAGGCGCCCTCGTGTCCGATGAGACCACCCGGGGCAGCTGGGTTGGCAGAGGCCTGCGGGTGGCGGGCAGGTTCACCCCCCAGGACCAGCAGTCAGCGCGAGTCAGGGTGCAACTCGAGGGACACCCTTTCGTTGCTGAGAGGAAGGAAGTTCTGCATTTGGACCCTAAAGCACCCACTGGAAAAGGTGGTCCCCAGGCGGTGCCGGAGACGTGCCCCCTCCAGCCCA GTCTATTACCTCGGAGAGGGGGAGGCCTCGCGCCGGTGGCTGCAGCAAGAGCAGAACAGCACAGGGAAGTTGTGCCTGTCACACATGCGGGCGGTGGCCAGCCACGTGCAGAACCGGCGCCCCAGCGTGACACCCCTGGTGTGGGACGACATGCTCCGAGACCTGCCTGAGGACCAGCTCGCAG CATCCGGGGTGCCGCAGCTGGTGGAGCCGGTGCTCTGGGACTACGCGGCCGACCTGGATGTGCATGGCAAGG TCCTCCTCATGCAGAAGTACTGGCGGTGCGGCTTTCCGCGGCTGTGGGCAGCCAGTGCCTTCAAGGGTGCCACAGGGCCCAGCCAGGCCGTGCCCCCCATCAAGCACCACCTCAGGAACCATGTGCAGTGGCTGCAGGTGGCAGGCAGCAGGCCCACGGACTCACTGCAGGGCATCATCCTGACCGGCTGGCAGAG GTACGACCACTTCTCTGTGCTGTGCGAGCTGCTCCCTGCAGGAGTCCCGTCCCTGGCCGCCTGTCTACAGTTGCTTCTACACG GAGGATTTGATGGAGATGCTAAAGCGAAAGTGGAGAACCTTCTTGGGATTTCCAACCTGGAGATGATGGACCCTGTTAG GGAGGGGGCCGGCTCTTTCCCTGGCAGCAACATCCTTGCCCTTGTCACACAAGTCAGCCTCCATCTGCGCAGCTCTGTGGACGCGCTGCTGGAGGGCAACAC GTACGTCACCGGCTGGTTCAGCCCCTACCACCGCCGGCGGAAGCTCATCCACCCGGTCATGGTTCAGCACATCCAGCCCGCAGCACTCAG ATACACCGATGAGGGTCagtag
- the HEXD gene encoding hexosaminidase D isoform X11: MRAVASHVQNRRPSVTPLVWDDMLRDLPEDQLAASGVPQLVEPVLWDYAADLDVHGKVLLMQKYWRCGFPRLWAASAFKGATGPSQAVPPIKHHLRNHVQWLQVAGSRPTDSLQGIILTGWQRYDHFSVLCELLPAGVPSLAACLQLLLHGGFDGDAKAKVENLLGISNLEMMDPVREGAGSFPGSNILALVTQVSLHLRSSVDALLEGNTYVTGWFSPYHRRRKLIHPVMVQHIQPAALSLLAQWSTLVRELEVALQLAFYPDAVEEWLEENVHPSLQRLQALLQDLSEVATPPPPPPPTSPGRDTAQDP; encoded by the exons ATGCGGGCGGTGGCCAGCCACGTGCAGAACCGGCGCCCCAGCGTGACACCCCTGGTGTGGGACGACATGCTCCGAGACCTGCCTGAGGACCAGCTCGCAG CATCCGGGGTGCCGCAGCTGGTGGAGCCGGTGCTCTGGGACTACGCGGCCGACCTGGATGTGCATGGCAAGG TCCTCCTCATGCAGAAGTACTGGCGGTGCGGCTTTCCGCGGCTGTGGGCAGCCAGTGCCTTCAAGGGTGCCACAGGGCCCAGCCAGGCCGTGCCCCCCATCAAGCACCACCTCAGGAACCATGTGCAGTGGCTGCAGGTGGCAGGCAGCAGGCCCACGGACTCACTGCAGGGCATCATCCTGACCGGCTGGCAGAG GTACGACCACTTCTCTGTGCTGTGCGAGCTGCTCCCTGCAGGAGTCCCGTCCCTGGCCGCCTGTCTACAGTTGCTTCTACACG GAGGATTTGATGGAGATGCTAAAGCGAAAGTGGAGAACCTTCTTGGGATTTCCAACCTGGAGATGATGGACCCTGTTAG GGAGGGGGCCGGCTCTTTCCCTGGCAGCAACATCCTTGCCCTTGTCACACAAGTCAGCCTCCATCTGCGCAGCTCTGTGGACGCGCTGCTGGAGGGCAACAC GTACGTCACCGGCTGGTTCAGCCCCTACCACCGCCGGCGGAAGCTCATCCACCCGGTCATGGTTCAGCACATCCAGCCCGCAGCACTCAG CCTCCTGGCGCAGTGGAGCACCCTCGTGCGGGAGCTGGAGGTCGCCCTGCAGCTGGCTTTCTACCCGGATGCCGTGGAGGAGTGGCTGGAGGAGAACGTGCACCCCAGCCTGCAGCGGCTGCAAGCTCTACTGCAGGACCTCAGCGAGGTggccacccccccacccccacccccacccaccagcCCTGGCAGGGACACTGCTCAGGACCCCTGA
- the CYBC1 gene encoding cytochrome b-245 chaperone 1, with product MYLQVETRTSSRLHLKRAPGIRSWSLLVGILSIGLAAAYYSGDSLGWKLFYVTGCLFVAVQNLEDWEEAIFDKSTGKVVLKTFSLYKKLLTLFRAGHDQVVVLLHDVRDVSVEEEKVRYFGKGYMVVLRLATGFSHPLTQSAVMGHRSDVEAIAKLITSFLELHCLESPTELSQSSDSEAGDPGSQS from the exons ATGTACCTGCAGGTGGAGACCCGCACCAGCTCCCGCCTCCATCTGAAGAGGGCTCCAGGCATCCGGTCCTGGTCCCTGCTGGTTG GAATCTTGTCGATTGGCCTGGCTGCTGCCTACTACAGTGGAG ATAGCCTGGGCTGGAAGCTCTTCTACGTCACAGGCTGCCTGTTTGTGGCCGTGCAGAACCTGGAGGACTGGGAG GAAGCCATCTTTGACAAGAGCACAGGGAAGGTTGTTTTGAAGACGTTCAGCCTCTACAAGAAGCTGCTGACTCTTTTCAGAGCAGGCCATGACCAGG TGGTGGTCCTGCTGCATGATGTCCGCGATGTGAGCGTGGAGGAGGAGAAGGTCCGGTACTTCGGGAAGGGCTACATGGTGGTGCTCCGGCTTGCGACGGGCTTCTCCCACCCCCTCACGCAGAGTGCAGTCATGGGCCACCGCAG TGATGTGGAAGCCATCGCCAAGCTCATCACCAGCTTCCTGGAGCTGCACTGCCTTGAAAGCCCCACAGAGCTGTCTCAGAGCAGTGACAGTGAGGCCGGCGACCCTGGGAGCCAGAGCTGA